The following proteins are encoded in a genomic region of Pikeienuella piscinae:
- a CDS encoding DUF6477 family protein — MTTTIRRPKLLSRAARAGAAIYRRERDLTRLLPKLFGQRAVLPAIIAAEAACESERRTGVATYSVARHVSLLAALVAESRAAGT, encoded by the coding sequence ATGACCACAACGATCCGACGGCCAAAGCTTCTGAGCCGCGCCGCGCGCGCCGGCGCGGCGATCTATCGGCGCGAGCGCGATCTCACCCGGCTCCTGCCGAAACTCTTCGGTCAGCGCGCGGTGTTGCCGGCGATCATCGCAGCCGAGGCGGCATGCGAAAGCGAAAGACGAACCGGCGTAGCGACCTACTCCGTCGCCCGCCATGTCAGTCTGCTGGCTGCGCTGGTCGCAGAATCGCGCGCAGCGGGGACCTGA